One segment of Methylotenera versatilis 79 DNA contains the following:
- a CDS encoding symmetrical bis(5'-nucleosyl)-tetraphosphatase has product MATYAIGDIQGCYHAFSALLNRLQFNPKTDQLRLVGDLINRGSGSLEVLRWCVQHQSCVKLVLGNHDLHAIAVAHQLKKAHKSDTLQAIIDAPDCDELLTWLRHQPLMLVDFDTHQQSYAIVHAGLLPQWTIQQAVTYAHEVQMALQAFNYRDFLTHMYGNTPNIWQDDFVGMDRLRVITNAMTRMRICKANGEMEFAFKGELQNVPEGYMPWFNVPNRQSQATRIFCGHWSALGLSQRNNVISLDTGCLWGGQLTAFCIETGVITQVQHDVRDLVAKPI; this is encoded by the coding sequence ATGGCAACTTACGCAATTGGCGATATACAAGGCTGTTATCACGCTTTTAGTGCGCTACTCAATCGACTACAATTTAATCCAAAAACGGATCAGCTAAGATTAGTTGGTGATTTAATCAACCGTGGCAGTGGTTCGTTAGAGGTTTTGCGTTGGTGTGTTCAACATCAGTCTTGCGTGAAACTGGTGCTGGGTAACCATGATTTACATGCGATAGCAGTGGCGCATCAGTTAAAAAAAGCGCATAAAAGCGATACACTGCAAGCCATTATAGATGCGCCTGATTGCGATGAGCTACTCACTTGGTTACGCCATCAACCGTTAATGTTGGTGGATTTTGATACGCATCAACAGAGCTATGCAATCGTGCATGCAGGCTTACTGCCGCAGTGGACAATTCAACAGGCAGTCACTTATGCACATGAAGTGCAAATGGCGTTACAAGCGTTTAATTACCGTGATTTTTTAACGCATATGTACGGCAATACACCCAATATTTGGCAAGATGATTTTGTGGGTATGGATAGACTGCGCGTGATTACCAATGCCATGACGCGTATGCGTATTTGTAAAGCGAATGGTGAGATGGAATTTGCTTTTAAAGGTGAGTTGCAAAACGTGCCAGAAGGCTATATGCCTTGGTTTAATGTGCCTAATCGGCAATCACAAGCGACAAGAATATTTTGCGGGCATTGGTCTGCGCTGGGTTTAAGCCAGCGGAATAATGTAATTTCGCTAGATACTGGTTGTTTGTGGGGCGGGCAATTAACGGCTTTTTGTATTGAAACTGGCGTAATCACTCAAGTGCAGCACGATGTGAGAGATTTGGTTGCAAAGCCAATTTAG
- a CDS encoding c-type cytochrome, which produces MSKHDEGYSGSSFWQLIIAIPGTILAFTLIISLLAYFFGKPAHTPATAAAETAEVAKVEESIKPVAEVEVAAASAGPHVNKSGEEVTKAVCAMCHAAGLMAAPMIGNKEQWAPRIAQGYEALVKHAIEGIRNMPARGGNPDLTDGEIANAVAHMANASGAKFEAPKAEPAEAAPAAATPPAAEPAPAG; this is translated from the coding sequence ATGAGTAAGCATGATGAAGGATATTCAGGTTCTAGTTTTTGGCAATTAATTATTGCTATTCCAGGTACTATTTTAGCGTTTACTTTAATAATCTCGCTATTAGCGTATTTTTTTGGTAAGCCGGCACACACACCAGCTACGGCAGCTGCGGAAACCGCAGAAGTTGCAAAAGTGGAAGAGTCGATTAAGCCAGTCGCTGAAGTGGAAGTGGCGGCAGCTAGCGCTGGACCACATGTGAATAAGAGTGGCGAAGAAGTGACTAAAGCCGTTTGCGCGATGTGTCATGCTGCTGGTTTAATGGCCGCGCCAATGATTGGCAATAAAGAGCAATGGGCACCACGTATTGCACAAGGTTATGAAGCATTAGTAAAACATGCGATTGAGGGCATTCGTAATATGCCAGCGCGTGGTGGTAATCCTGATTTAACTGATGGGGAAATCGCTAATGCAGTTGCACATATGGCTAACGCATCAGGTGCAAAATTTGAGGCACCAAAAGCTGAGCCAGCAGAAGCAGCTCCAGCAGCTGCAACGCCTCCTGCAGCAGAGCCAGCACCTGCAGGTTAA
- the cyoE gene encoding heme o synthase: MSPLQAFATSFKNFFALCKPRVTMLIVFTAVIGMFLATPGMVPWPLLLATTVGIAFASGAAAAFNCLIEHKIDAVMARTRGRPLPTGQVSQTETTVFATLLGGSGLLILYLFVNPLTMWLTFATFVGYAVIYTVFLKPATPMNIVIGGASGAMPPILGWAAVNNAVSPESLIMFLIIFAWTPPHFWALALYRREEYAKVGMPMLPVTHGEAFTLLHILLYTVILVLVSFMPYSLGMSGLIYLVSAVLLNVVFLWYVIGLYRKYSDELAKSTFKYSILYLTLIFAALLIDHYWKI, from the coding sequence ATTAGCCCGCTACAAGCCTTTGCGACAAGTTTTAAAAACTTTTTCGCCTTGTGTAAGCCGCGCGTGACGATGTTGATTGTATTTACTGCGGTTATTGGTATGTTCTTGGCAACGCCTGGAATGGTGCCATGGCCACTTCTATTGGCAACAACGGTGGGTATTGCATTCGCATCAGGTGCCGCAGCAGCTTTTAATTGTTTAATTGAGCATAAAATTGATGCGGTGATGGCGCGCACACGTGGAAGGCCGCTACCGACTGGTCAAGTTTCTCAAACAGAAACAACGGTTTTTGCCACACTTTTAGGCGGTTCAGGTCTATTAATTCTGTATCTGTTCGTTAATCCACTGACAATGTGGTTAACCTTTGCCACTTTTGTAGGTTACGCGGTTATTTACACGGTATTCCTAAAACCAGCTACGCCAATGAATATTGTGATTGGCGGCGCATCAGGCGCTATGCCACCAATATTGGGTTGGGCCGCGGTGAATAATGCAGTTTCGCCAGAGTCATTAATCATGTTTTTGATTATTTTTGCATGGACGCCACCGCATTTTTGGGCTTTAGCTTTATATCGTCGTGAAGAGTATGCCAAAGTAGGTATGCCAATGTTGCCAGTCACGCATGGTGAAGCATTCACGCTTTTACATATTCTGTTGTATACCGTTATTTTAGTTTTAGTGTCTTTTATGCCGTACAGTCTAGGCATGAGTGGCTTGATTTACTTGGTTTCAGCGGTTTTATTAAATGTCGTATTCTTGTGGTATGTCATTGGCTTATACCGAAAATACTCTGATGAGCTAGCAAAAAGTACGTTCAAGTACTCCATTCTGTACTTAACACTCATTTTTGCAGCATTATTGATTGATCATTACTGGAAGATATAA
- a CDS encoding COX15/CtaA family protein: MWFKRIAMLGAIMALCVVVLGAYVRLTDAGLGCPDWPGCYGTLTVPQSETAIQQAQTNYPHSLIETGKAWKEMLHRYLAGTLGLVVLTLFILAWRKSKQGSQQVKVSPWLTTSLLAIIMFQAALGMWTVTMLLKPVIVSAHLLGGMTTLALLTWIAHRHWGQYSHVLYSDAKTQTQTSRWLIRFGLVVLFMQIFLGGWTSTNYAALACTDFPTCHGAWIPDMDFKDAFHMIRELGQSADGGNLSLASITAIQWTHRIGAIITLIYLGFLALNSLKYAQLKRLSIVLIIVLFAQISLGIANLVLHLPLVLAVGHNLGAALLVIIMVIFNSKITGGKSNQ; this comes from the coding sequence ATGTGGTTTAAACGCATTGCAATGTTAGGCGCGATTATGGCGCTATGCGTGGTTGTGTTGGGGGCTTATGTGCGTTTAACAGATGCTGGACTAGGTTGTCCTGATTGGCCAGGTTGCTACGGTACGCTGACCGTGCCTCAAAGTGAAACAGCGATTCAACAAGCGCAAACGAATTATCCACATAGCTTGATTGAAACAGGTAAAGCTTGGAAAGAAATGCTACATCGTTACTTGGCTGGCACATTGGGATTGGTTGTTTTAACACTATTCATTCTCGCTTGGAGAAAATCTAAACAAGGTAGCCAGCAAGTTAAAGTGTCTCCTTGGTTAACAACTTCGCTACTTGCTATTATTATGTTTCAGGCTGCGCTGGGTATGTGGACAGTGACGATGCTGCTTAAGCCCGTTATCGTCAGTGCACATTTGCTAGGTGGCATGACAACTTTAGCCTTATTGACATGGATAGCACATCGACATTGGGGGCAATATTCTCATGTGCTGTATTCGGATGCGAAAACTCAAACTCAAACCAGCCGTTGGCTTATCCGTTTTGGTTTGGTCGTGCTATTTATGCAAATATTCTTAGGTGGCTGGACTAGCACTAATTATGCCGCATTAGCTTGTACAGATTTCCCCACTTGCCATGGCGCATGGATACCAGACATGGATTTTAAAGATGCTTTTCATATGATTCGTGAGTTAGGGCAAAGTGCAGATGGTGGCAATTTAAGCTTGGCATCGATTACCGCCATTCAATGGACGCATCGTATCGGCGCTATCATAACTTTGATTTATTTGGGTTTTTTAGCCTTAAATAGTTTAAAATACGCGCAATTAAAACGCCTAAGCATTGTATTAATCATTGTGCTATTTGCGCAAATCAGCCTTGGTATTGCAAATTTAGTCTTGCACTTACCGTTAGTATTGGCCGTAGGTCATAATTTGGGTGCCGCATTATTGGTTATTATCATGGTGATTTTTAATTCAAAAATCACTGGTGGCAAATCTAATCAATAA
- a CDS encoding SCO family protein yields MQTEPLDNINSKDQRKGRAIFLMMLTFFVVPIIAVILMFKFNFKPTGESRGELITPPKLIQATATLQDNNGKDSHEFWVEKWNMVYVTDTCEAACMKKLTDMRQIHVSLYKDIPRTQRVLITNVQDMSKIKKDFPDLTVINQPATDIKVLSAQFDLKGENALQSNRLYLVDPLGHMMMSYPANANPADIRKDLVRLLKYSWAA; encoded by the coding sequence ATGCAAACAGAACCGCTCGATAACATTAACAGTAAAGATCAACGCAAAGGACGAGCGATTTTTCTGATGATGCTCACATTTTTTGTGGTGCCGATTATTGCAGTTATATTGATGTTTAAGTTTAATTTTAAGCCAACAGGCGAGAGTCGCGGTGAACTGATTACACCGCCTAAATTGATTCAAGCGACTGCTACGTTGCAAGATAACAATGGCAAAGATAGCCATGAGTTTTGGGTTGAAAAATGGAATATGGTCTATGTGACCGATACATGCGAAGCTGCCTGTATGAAAAAATTAACAGATATGCGCCAAATTCATGTTTCATTGTACAAAGACATTCCACGCACGCAACGTGTATTGATTACTAATGTGCAAGATATGAGTAAGATTAAAAAAGACTTTCCTGATTTAACTGTGATTAATCAACCAGCAACGGATATTAAAGTCTTGAGTGCGCAATTTGACTTAAAAGGTGAAAATGCGCTTCAGTCTAATCGCCTGTATTTAGTCGATCCATTGGGTCACATGATGATGAGTTATCCAGCAAATGCTAATCCTGCAGACATTCGCAAAGATTTAGTGCGACTTTTAAAATATTCTTGGGCGGCATAA
- a CDS encoding SURF1 family protein, with the protein MLTIICIPLFIKLGFWQYEKAVLKQKIQANFELSNKNKLPDLKDYLSNSEILEFKKTHVQGEYATQYQILIDNKVENSLVGYHVVTPLKIAGTNEYVLVNRGWIQGMTKRADLPVFETPSGTLDVQGMAWVPTKKIFTLEDKAQIAADSKTWQPVWQNLDMQKYVKNVPIKILPIIIKLDNKSTAGGFVRNWEMSQERIVTHLGYAYQWFGFAFATLMIYLYLSITRPRKSNTVV; encoded by the coding sequence GTGCTTACCATTATCTGCATTCCACTATTTATTAAGCTGGGTTTTTGGCAGTATGAGAAAGCAGTCTTGAAACAAAAGATTCAAGCAAATTTTGAATTGTCGAACAAAAACAAATTGCCCGATTTAAAAGACTATTTATCAAACAGCGAAATTCTAGAGTTTAAAAAAACGCACGTGCAGGGTGAGTATGCAACGCAGTATCAAATTTTAATCGACAACAAAGTAGAAAATAGCTTAGTTGGATATCATGTGGTTACGCCGTTAAAGATTGCGGGTACAAATGAATATGTGTTGGTCAATCGCGGATGGATACAAGGCATGACTAAACGTGCTGATTTGCCTGTATTTGAAACGCCATCAGGCACTTTGGATGTGCAAGGTATGGCATGGGTGCCTACCAAAAAAATATTTACACTGGAAGATAAAGCACAAATCGCCGCTGATAGTAAAACATGGCAACCAGTATGGCAAAATTTGGATATGCAAAAATATGTTAAAAATGTGCCGATTAAAATACTGCCAATCATTATTAAATTAGACAATAAAAGTACTGCGGGCGGTTTTGTCCGCAACTGGGAAATGTCTCAAGAACGCATCGTGACCCATTTAGGTTATGCCTATCAGTGGTTTGGGTTTGCGTTTGCGACATTGATGATTTATTTGTACTTAAGTATCACAAGACCAAGAAAATCTAATACAGTCGTATAA
- a CDS encoding twin transmembrane helix small protein, with amino-acid sequence MFIKIAVVLVLIVILGSLFSALFFLNKDKAGSERTVRALTIRIGLSIFLFIGLLIAGSFGLIGHSL; translated from the coding sequence ATGTTTATAAAAATTGCAGTCGTTTTGGTATTAATTGTCATTTTAGGTAGTTTATTTTCAGCATTGTTCTTTTTGAATAAAGACAAAGCTGGTAGCGAGCGCACAGTAAGAGCACTTACAATTCGCATTGGGCTTTCAATCTTTTTATTTATCGGTTTATTAATTGCAGGTTCTTTCGGGTTAATTGGCCATTCTCTATAA
- a CDS encoding cytochrome c oxidase subunit 3: MATHSENQYFVPHGSIYPSILSVGLLSLASGFIFKMNHLAFGQWMMYLGAAIIIAMTFKWMGTVITESLTGKYKNWEDKSFRVGMIVFICSEVAFFAAFFGALFYMRVLSVPDLAGFDADITPYKDFLSTWPSLGPGGTVLGTEYKPSANFHPMSPWGLPAINTALLLTSGATITWAHWALIKNKRAQLVAGMALTVALGIAFLICQGFEYHEAYTEMGLTLGSGAYGATFFMLTGFHGFHVTLGTIMLIVILIRCMKGHFTPEHHFGFEGVAWYWHFVDVVWLGLFIFVYWL; encoded by the coding sequence ATGGCAACTCATTCAGAAAATCAATATTTCGTTCCACACGGTAGTATCTATCCGTCTATTTTGTCGGTCGGCTTGCTATCACTTGCTTCTGGTTTCATCTTCAAAATGAATCATTTGGCATTTGGTCAGTGGATGATGTATTTAGGTGCAGCAATCATCATTGCGATGACATTCAAATGGATGGGCACTGTCATCACAGAGAGTTTGACGGGAAAATATAAAAATTGGGAAGATAAATCATTCCGTGTCGGTATGATTGTGTTTATCTGTTCTGAAGTAGCTTTCTTCGCTGCATTTTTTGGCGCGTTGTTTTACATGCGTGTGCTTTCAGTGCCAGATTTAGCTGGCTTTGATGCAGACATTACCCCGTATAAAGACTTTTTAAGCACATGGCCATCATTAGGCCCTGGCGGCACAGTGCTTGGTACGGAATATAAGCCAAGTGCTAATTTTCACCCTATGTCACCATGGGGATTGCCAGCAATTAATACCGCTTTATTGCTTACATCTGGCGCTACGATTACTTGGGCGCACTGGGCTTTGATTAAAAATAAGCGTGCTCAGTTGGTTGCTGGTATGGCATTAACCGTTGCGTTGGGTATTGCATTCTTAATCTGCCAAGGTTTTGAGTATCATGAGGCTTATACGGAAATGGGCCTTACTTTAGGCAGTGGCGCATATGGTGCAACCTTTTTCATGTTGACAGGTTTCCATGGTTTCCATGTAACGCTTGGTACAATTATGCTGATTGTTATTTTAATCCGTTGCATGAAAGGCCATTTTACACCTGAGCATCACTTTGGTTTTGAAGGTGTCGCTTGGTATTGGCACTTTGTGGATGTGGTTTGGTTGGGCTTATTTATATTTGTATATTGGTTGTAA
- a CDS encoding cytochrome c oxidase assembly protein: MEPVIDPKPDSSEVRQKTKAEQDKANNKLAVKMIWVALGSLLFAFALVPLYDVLCSITGLNGKTDNNASTLTKAKVDESRSVTVQFTSAVMPGLGWNFYPKQASITLHPGQIETVLFEAKNITSQVVTGQAIPSVTPGIASVYLKKIECFCFVNQSLKPGETKVMPLRFFVDPAIPKDVSEMTLSYSFFEATKK; encoded by the coding sequence ATGGAACCTGTAATAGATCCAAAACCTGACTCAAGTGAAGTTAGGCAGAAAACGAAAGCTGAGCAGGATAAAGCGAATAATAAATTAGCCGTTAAAATGATTTGGGTGGCGCTAGGCTCCTTATTGTTTGCGTTTGCCTTAGTGCCTTTATATGACGTTTTATGTAGTATCACGGGCCTTAATGGTAAAACGGATAATAATGCATCTACTTTGACTAAAGCCAAAGTAGATGAATCCAGAAGCGTTACTGTGCAATTTACATCTGCCGTGATGCCAGGCTTAGGTTGGAATTTTTATCCCAAACAAGCCAGCATTACATTGCATCCAGGTCAAATTGAAACAGTGCTATTTGAAGCAAAAAATATAACGAGTCAAGTGGTCACAGGACAAGCAATACCCAGTGTTACACCTGGTATTGCATCGGTTTATTTAAAAAAAATAGAGTGTTTTTGTTTTGTGAATCAAAGCTTAAAACCAGGTGAAACCAAGGTCATGCCATTAAGATTTTTTGTCGATCCAGCAATACCAAAAGATGTCAGTGAAATGACTTTGTCATATTCATTTTTTGAAGCAACAAAAAAATAG
- the ctaD gene encoding cytochrome c oxidase subunit I → MSTTTVANHEEHQDHPTGIMRWLTTTNHKDIGTMYLTFSLVMFLVGGSMILGIRAELFKPGLQLMNPDFFNQLIGVHALIMIFAALMPAATGFANWMIPLQIGAPDMALPRLNNWGFWLLPPSAILLTLPFTLALFGIGDGALATGWTFYPPLSVQGGIGVDFAIFAVHLLGISSVMGSINIIVTLFNMRAPGMTLMKMPMFAWGWLITAFLLVATIPVLAGAVTMLLTDRHFGTHFFDAAGGGDPIMFQHLFWFFGHPEVYILLLPVWGFIPQILQTFSRKPMYGYKAQVYSLWAIGALAVVVWAHHFFTAGMPVPALLYFMYSTMAISLPLAVLFFCWIKTMWKGSMSFETPMLFAVGWIILFGIGGLTGLVLADVAADAQYHNSYFVVAHFHYTLFAGGIMGIMAGVYYWLPKMTGNMYDEKLGKWHFWLTAISFNLTFIPQFFVGLAGMPRRIPDYALQFAEFNMISSISAFALGFSQLLFVYVIIKCVKGGKKATDRVWEGAEGLEWTLSSPPPYHSFTEQPTIK, encoded by the coding sequence ATGAGTACAACAACGGTAGCAAATCACGAAGAGCATCAAGATCATCCGACCGGCATTATGCGTTGGCTGACAACCACCAATCATAAAGATATCGGTACGATGTATCTGACTTTTTCATTAGTGATGTTTTTAGTCGGTGGTTCGATGATTTTAGGCATTCGTGCTGAATTGTTTAAACCAGGTTTGCAGTTGATGAATCCAGACTTTTTTAATCAGTTAATTGGTGTGCATGCACTAATTATGATTTTCGCAGCACTGATGCCAGCTGCAACAGGTTTTGCAAACTGGATGATTCCATTGCAAATTGGTGCGCCAGATATGGCTTTGCCGCGTCTAAATAACTGGGGTTTTTGGCTACTACCGCCTTCGGCTATCTTACTCACATTACCATTTACATTGGCTTTATTTGGTATTGGTGATGGCGCATTAGCAACGGGATGGACATTCTACCCGCCACTATCAGTGCAAGGTGGTATTGGCGTAGACTTCGCGATTTTTGCCGTTCACTTGTTGGGTATTTCTTCAGTAATGGGTTCAATTAACATTATTGTGACATTGTTCAATATGCGTGCACCTGGTATGACATTAATGAAAATGCCAATGTTTGCATGGGGCTGGTTAATTACTGCATTCTTATTGGTTGCGACTATTCCTGTTTTAGCTGGTGCGGTAACAATGTTGTTAACAGATCGTCACTTCGGTACGCATTTCTTTGATGCTGCTGGTGGTGGTGACCCAATCATGTTCCAACATTTATTCTGGTTCTTTGGTCACCCAGAAGTGTATATTTTGTTACTGCCAGTATGGGGTTTCATTCCACAAATTCTACAAACATTCTCACGTAAACCAATGTACGGTTACAAAGCACAAGTGTATTCACTATGGGCGATTGGTGCTTTAGCTGTGGTTGTTTGGGCGCATCACTTCTTTACTGCAGGTATGCCAGTTCCAGCTTTGCTTTACTTTATGTATAGCACGATGGCAATTTCACTCCCATTAGCGGTGTTATTTTTCTGCTGGATTAAAACCATGTGGAAAGGCTCAATGAGCTTTGAGACACCTATGCTATTTGCAGTAGGTTGGATTATCTTGTTCGGTATTGGTGGCCTTACTGGTTTAGTGTTGGCTGACGTTGCTGCCGATGCGCAATACCATAATAGTTATTTCGTTGTAGCGCATTTCCACTACACGTTATTTGCTGGTGGCATCATGGGTATTATGGCTGGTGTGTACTATTGGTTGCCAAAAATGACCGGCAATATGTATGATGAAAAATTGGGTAAATGGCATTTCTGGTTAACTGCAATTTCATTTAACCTTACATTTATCCCACAATTCTTTGTAGGTTTGGCAGGTATGCCACGTCGTATTCCAGACTATGCGTTACAGTTTGCTGAGTTCAACATGATTTCTTCAATCTCAGCATTCGCCTTAGGTTTCTCACAGTTGTTGTTTGTTTACGTGATTATCAAGTGCGTAAAGGGTGGAAAAAAAGCGACTGACAGAGTGTGGGAAGGTGCAGAGGGTTTAGAGTGGACACTATCTTCACCACCTCCATATCATAGCTTTACTGAGCAACCTACTATTAAGTAA
- the coxB gene encoding cytochrome c oxidase subunit II: MQVLKKIGLGLAAMLSSLNAFADYSWNFPEPVTPMALDTLHVHNKFMLITMIIFVIVLAIMIYSIFAHRKDKGYKAVADKAPSTVVEIFWVLVPFVILLLIDFVIMGIPAYHSVVMMEDTRDKATMVIKVTGSQWRWQYEYLDGDAQGIKFVSNLTTTSDQQHNAAEKGEHYLLEVDNHLVLPVGEKVRILMTASDVLHNWWVPQFGSSRVAVPGFIRETWVQVDKAGTYRGQCKELCGKGHGYMPVVVDAVPMAEYKVWVAAKKAEIAKAGEIKEMTKDDLVAQGKGVYEKNCAVCHQVSGAGLPPAFPAITGSKIALAPIFGPDGKYLKDGHLDRLLNGKGVMPAWKATLNDNEIAAVITYERQALGNAASVDPIIQPAQVKAARQ; encoded by the coding sequence ATGCAAGTTTTAAAAAAAATTGGGTTAGGTTTGGCAGCAATGCTTAGCTCGCTCAATGCTTTTGCTGATTACAGTTGGAATTTCCCAGAGCCAGTCACGCCGATGGCATTAGATACCTTACACGTTCATAATAAATTCATGCTGATTACGATGATTATATTCGTGATTGTGCTGGCTATTATGATTTACTCTATTTTTGCGCATCGTAAAGATAAAGGCTATAAGGCTGTTGCTGATAAAGCACCTTCTACAGTAGTAGAAATCTTCTGGGTATTGGTTCCGTTTGTTATCTTATTACTGATCGACTTTGTGATTATGGGTATTCCTGCTTATCACAGTGTGGTGATGATGGAAGATACGCGCGATAAAGCGACAATGGTCATTAAAGTGACTGGTTCGCAATGGCGTTGGCAATATGAATATTTAGATGGTGATGCACAAGGCATCAAGTTTGTCAGTAACTTAACGACTACATCAGACCAACAACATAATGCTGCTGAAAAAGGCGAGCACTATTTGTTAGAAGTGGATAACCACTTAGTATTACCTGTTGGCGAAAAAGTACGTATTTTAATGACCGCATCAGATGTATTGCACAACTGGTGGGTGCCACAATTCGGTTCATCACGTGTAGCGGTTCCAGGCTTTATTCGTGAAACATGGGTGCAGGTGGATAAAGCGGGTACCTATCGCGGACAATGTAAAGAGCTATGCGGCAAAGGCCATGGTTACATGCCTGTTGTTGTAGATGCTGTGCCAATGGCTGAATATAAAGTATGGGTAGCTGCTAAAAAAGCAGAGATTGCTAAAGCCGGCGAGATTAAAGAAATGACTAAAGATGATTTAGTTGCGCAGGGTAAAGGTGTTTACGAGAAAAACTGTGCAGTATGTCACCAAGTAAGCGGTGCAGGTCTTCCACCTGCTTTCCCAGCAATAACCGGTAGTAAAATTGCCCTTGCCCCAATATTTGGCCCAGACGGTAAATATTTAAAAGATGGTCATCTGGATCGTTTGCTTAATGGTAAAGGTGTTATGCCAGCTTGGAAAGCAACATTGAACGACAATGAAATTGCCGCTGTCATAACCTATGAGCGTCAAGCACTAGGTAATGCCGCGAGCGTAGACCCGATTATTCAGCCAGCACAAGTTAAAGCGGCAAGACAATAA
- a CDS encoding DUF2244 domain-containing protein, producing MLSVMDCKIIARPNNSLSPENSLKLMVVLAIIAFVVALGFVHVGAWLVLPFAGLELAAFAYAFYYVYLHSGDFESIAIEDDRIIVEKRNFRETSVTEFQRYWTQVNVRNIVGGKGIVSKNALFISSHGKEVEFGKHFINDEQRVALAHELKQKLKSIN from the coding sequence ATGTTATCAGTAATGGATTGTAAGATTATTGCAAGACCCAATAATTCGCTTTCGCCCGAAAACAGTTTAAAGCTGATGGTGGTGTTGGCGATTATTGCATTTGTAGTTGCGCTTGGTTTCGTGCATGTTGGGGCGTGGTTAGTGCTGCCGTTCGCTGGGCTGGAATTGGCAGCATTTGCATATGCGTTTTACTATGTTTATCTACACTCTGGCGATTTTGAAAGTATTGCTATTGAAGATGACAGAATAATTGTAGAAAAAAGAAATTTTAGAGAAACGAGCGTAACCGAGTTTCAGCGGTATTGGACGCAAGTCAATGTGCGTAATATTGTTGGCGGCAAAGGTATTGTGAGTAAAAATGCACTATTTATCAGCTCACATGGTAAGGAAGTTGAGTTTGGTAAGCATTTTATAAATGATGAGCAACGCGTGGCATTAGCACACGAGCTTAAACAAAAATTAAAAAGTATTAATTAG